A window from Ruficoccus amylovorans encodes these proteins:
- a CDS encoding prepilin-type N-terminal cleavage/methylation domain-containing protein — protein sequence MFQRHVQSPPRPSGFTLVEIVIVIGLMSLVAGLAIANFDTILPAFQSTPPEVKFRRAVREARIAAATTSRPAYLRYDALAEEFRVIEKAAAAQEEPESADTPYFTPELTVEFLPIAAEKEGAIGGFGGLDATEPVPQLVFHPSGASTPARVRFRWRTGEESVLTLDPFSSGPLASKELFK from the coding sequence TTGTTCCAGCGCCATGTCCAGTCACCGCCGCGACCGTCGGGCTTTACGCTCGTCGAGATCGTCATTGTCATCGGGTTGATGAGCCTGGTGGCGGGCTTGGCCATCGCAAATTTCGACACCATCCTGCCCGCGTTCCAGAGCACGCCGCCGGAGGTGAAATTCCGACGCGCCGTGCGCGAGGCCCGCATCGCTGCCGCCACCACCAGCCGCCCGGCTTACCTGCGTTACGATGCGCTGGCAGAGGAGTTCCGGGTGATTGAAAAGGCTGCCGCCGCCCAGGAGGAACCTGAGAGTGCGGATACGCCCTACTTCACGCCGGAGCTGACAGTGGAGTTCCTGCCCATCGCGGCGGAAAAGGAGGGCGCTATCGGGGGCTTCGGCGGGCTGGATGCGACCGAGCCGGTCCCGCAACTGGTTTTTCACCCTTCGGGCGCATCGACCCCGGCGCGGGTGCGCTTCCGGTGGCGCACGGGCGAGGAGTCGGTCCTGACGCTCGACCCCTTCTCCAGCGGACCGCTGGCCAGCAAGGAGCTTTTTAAATGA
- the gspG gene encoding type II secretion system major pseudopilin GspG, translated as MTNNRISSSALGGLCRKVRRGFTLIEILIVIALIAMLAGASIVALDQLFGGGQESIAQTFVETTGPTALMAYRLNMGGYPTTEQGLAVLRTAPANAGSRWKGPYLKKEPLDPWGNPYQYRQPGTHNENGYDLWSLGADGKEGSDDIGNWEN; from the coding sequence ATGACCAATAACCGAATCTCTTCCTCCGCGCTGGGCGGCCTGTGCCGCAAGGTCCGCCGCGGTTTTACCCTGATTGAAATCCTGATCGTGATCGCGCTCATTGCCATGCTCGCCGGGGCGAGCATTGTCGCGCTCGACCAGTTGTTCGGCGGCGGGCAGGAGAGCATTGCCCAGACCTTTGTCGAGACGACCGGGCCGACCGCACTGATGGCTTACCGCCTGAACATGGGCGGCTACCCGACGACGGAGCAGGGCCTGGCCGTGCTCCGGACCGCTCCGGCCAACGCCGGGAGCCGCTGGAAGGGCCCTTACCTGAAAAAGGAACCGCTCGACCCGTGGGGTAACCCCTACCAGTACCGCCAGCCCGGCACGCACAACGAAAACGGCTACGACCTGTGGTCGCTCGGGGCGGACGGCAAGGAGGGCTCCGACGACATCGGTAACTGGGAGAACTGA